In the genome of Bdellovibrionota bacterium, the window GGCACTTTTTAATTTTCTCTTCGCCCGCCATCACAGGGGGGACTTCCTTCTTCGGATCGAGGACACGGACAAGGAGAGATCGACACCGGAGGCGACCGAAGCCATTTTGGACGGCCTTCGTTGGCTTGGGATGTCGTGGGACGAAGGGCCCCTTTTCCAAAGCCAGAGGTACGATCTTTATCGATCCAAACTGGACGCACTTCTTCAAAAGGGAAAGGCGTACCGCTGTTATTGCACGCCTGCGGAGCTGGAAGAGCGGCGAAAAGCCCAGCTCGCGGCGAAACAACCTCCCAAGTACGACGGCCGCTGCCGACTTTTGATCGGGAAGCATCTGGAAAAACCTTCGGCCATCCGATTCCTTGTGCCGCAAGGCGGGACTACGGTTCACGACGTCGTCAAAGGCGACACCTCCTTCAACAATCGGGAGTTGGAAGACCTGGTTCTCGCGCGGACCGACGGCAGTCCTACATACAACTTTGTCGTCGTGGTTGACGATGTGGACATGCGAATCACACATGTGATTCGGGGAGACGATCATCTCAACAACACGCCGAAGCAGATCCTGCTCTACGCCGCCCTCGGTTCATCACCCCCCGCTTTTGCCCACGTACCGATGATCCTCGGCCAAGACAAACAGCGGCTCTCGAAGCGTCACGGCGCAACCTCGGTGCAGTCCTATCGGGAGATGGGGTATCTACCCCACGCGCTGGTGAATTTTCTCGCCCGGCTCGGATGGTCGCACGGGGACCAGGAGATCTTTTCGCTGGAGGAATTGATTGAAAGTTTTGATTTGGATAGCGTCGGGAAATCGGCGGGCGTTTTTAACGAACGGAAGCTTCTTTGGCTGAATCAGCATTACATCAAGAACGAAAAGGCGGAATTGTTGCTGGCCGGGTTGGGCCGATTTATTCAGATTCCCGAAGAGAGAAAGTCGGGCGAGGGGTGGAAAAAGACCATCGATCTTCTCCGCGAACGTTCCAAGACGGTCCAAGAGATGGCGGAACTGGCCCGGTTCTATTTTCTGGATGAACCCAAATACGACGACAAGGCCGTCGCGAAGTTTTTGACGCCGGCCATAAAAGACCCGTTTGAAAAGCTGCGGGATTTATTTCAAGCGTGCGAGCCATTTGATGAGGCGACCCTCAGGCCGAAATTCGAAGCCCTGATTACGGAACTCGGGATGAATTTGGCCCAACTCGCACAACCTCTCCGTGTTGCTCTGGTGGGAGGAACGGTAAGTCCGGGGATCTTTGAAGTGCTGGAACTCCTGGGTAAGAAAAGGGTGCTTTCCCGTCTGGAAGCGGTTCTGGCCAGGTTATAGGAGCGAAACGAGCTTCAAGATTCACGCGGATCACGCGCAGGGACTACAAACCCAAATGTTCCAGAAGTTGGACAAAGAACGGGTCAAATACTTCCGTATAATGCACCGGTCGGCGTTCCAATAATTGAAGAGCTTGATTAAAGCCTCTGATTATTTCGATATCTCTTGAATCGGCGTTTTCCGGAGTTCTGAATCGATGGCGAAACCTTCGGATTCTTCCCGCATGGCCATTCCGTGGCGGCCTATAAATGAACGACCTATTGCCGTCGGTAATTTTCAACGGAAACCGGGTCTGCCCGAAGGGTATCCAGAAGCCCTCCTTCAGTATCACTTCCGTCCGAAGAATCGACCGATCCACCTCGGAAAGCGCCGCGCCATTCTGCTCCAGTTCTTGGATTTTTCGCACCTTGATCGTGAGGGCATCACGATCATTTAGGAGTAAGCGCGGAGTTCCGTTAGGTGCAAGGACAGCACGGAACGTCGACCCGTCCGCCGCTCGGATAAGCACGGAGCTGTCACCGAACTGGATCATTTTTCCATGAATATCGGTCAAGACCTGCGTGCCGGGGGTCAGGCGATCGCGCAGATGTTCCACCGAACGCCTCCACTTTAGTTCTGAGAGGATCTCGGCATACCTCCGCTCCCTAAAGAGACCACGTAGTTTCCATACGAGCTGTTCTTGCGACTCCAGATGAATGTCGTGGACGCTGCGGAACTGCCCGGCCTCCCTCCCAATCTCACGAAGAGCATCGAACAGAACTTCGAGTTCGAGAACGGCGGGTTCTTTCTCTGGACGCTTCCGATTCACTTCTTTGGGAGGGCTGTCGTCGGGGGCCGCGCCAGATCCTTGTCCTTTTGGGGCTCCCGCCCCGTCGGCTGGAGGCACCGAATTACGAATCGCCGGCGCAATCGGCCGGCCTTTCGATGGCGCGCCGGAGGTCGTTTGGGAATCGCCGTCCAGCCAATCTCGTAACGCTTTAAAAGGGGGATCCGGTTGGTTGGGGAGGAAGACGAA includes:
- the gltX gene encoding glutamate--tRNA ligase, which gives rise to ALFNFLFARHHRGDFLLRIEDTDKERSTPEATEAILDGLRWLGMSWDEGPLFQSQRYDLYRSKLDALLQKGKAYRCYCTPAELEERRKAQLAAKQPPKYDGRCRLLIGKHLEKPSAIRFLVPQGGTTVHDVVKGDTSFNNRELEDLVLARTDGSPTYNFVVVVDDVDMRITHVIRGDDHLNNTPKQILLYAALGSSPPAFAHVPMILGQDKQRLSKRHGATSVQSYREMGYLPHALVNFLARLGWSHGDQEIFSLEELIESFDLDSVGKSAGVFNERKLLWLNQHYIKNEKAELLLAGLGRFIQIPEERKSGEGWKKTIDLLRERSKTVQEMAELARFYFLDEPKYDDKAVAKFLTPAIKDPFEKLRDLFQACEPFDEATLRPKFEALITELGMNLAQLAQPLRVALVGGTVSPGIFEVLELLGKKRVLSRLEAVLARL